GTTTAATCAAGTCCATTGAAAATATATATCGTATTACGATATGTTTTGATTGTAGATATAATTTTAGGTGATTCAAAAGAAGTTATTAAGAACTTATTCTCAAGGATTTACGGTTTATTATTTGAATATAAAAACATTTAACCAATTTAATTCAAGACAAAAGAAAATAAATGATTAAAATAAATTAAATAGAAATTTAAAAGATTTAAAACTGGGATATAATGTTAAACTTTTTTTTGACTAATGTTTTGACTACATTGTTTATGGAATGGGTTTTTTAGGACGTAATACGTTGAACGACTACTGCCTTTTTTATCGATTATGGCCTTATCCATTAAATATCTTAAATCTTTGTAAGCTCCTTGACGGGAAATATTTAAAAGGGTTTGAACCTCTGAATTAGTGATATCTCCCTTTAAATGTATATGTTCCAGTATTTTTCTGTGTTTATTTGACAGTTTAATCTTTCTTTTTCCAGATTTTGCAGGTAAGAATAGTATTATATGATCCTTAATTTCAGTGATTGAGATCTTGAATCCTTCTAAAAAATAATCTAACCATTCATTTAAATTTTGAGTCTTTACATCAACTGAATTTAGGGCATTGTAGTAGGATTGTCTATCATTATCATAGTATTCATCGAGTGTAAAAAATTTATCCATATCAAATTTTCTAAGATAAAGAAAAAGGGCAGCCAAAGCTCGAGCTGTTCTTCCATTGCCATCTACAAAAGGATGTATCCTCACAAGTTCATAATGTATGATTCCCGCAGCAACAACGTGATTTAATTCTATTGTCTGGTTCATCCATTCAATAAAGTTCTCCATCTCTTTTGGAACCAAATTCACATGTGGTGGTGTAAAAACTATTTCTCCATTTTTATTAACAACATGAACTGGTATGGTTCGGTATTGGCCTTCGAGATAAGTGTAATCTAATGTGTAATGAGTTATATCCTGATGAAGTTTTAATATGGTTTTTTCTGTGATTTTTCCATTTTCTGTATAATTATCTAAGTTTTCAAGCACATTTAAATAATTTAAAACTTCTTGTTTGGCTTTTTTTTGGGCATCTATTTTCATGCCTTTGACAAGTTTATCCACTTGGGTAAATGTTAGAGGATTCCCTTCAATTGCTGTTGAGTGATGTGCAGATTTTAATAATGCATCTCTTTTAAGAGAAACTTCCATTTCCACAACTAAGGGTGCATTTCCTATAAAATCTTTTATGGATTGGATTTCAATCAAATTATTTACCATTTCATTGGTGTAACTAAAATTTGGTTTAAACATTTTTCATTATCCTCACACACTATATACAATTATTATCATTGAATGTCATAAAATATATATTTGACTATTTTTTGACTACTATAAGTAATGTTATTCTAAGGATTCATTTTTTCTAAATTCATTTTATTAAGATTTCGGGCTATGTTTATTTTATATCCGGATGGGTAATGTGTATTAAATGAATCAAAGCAAACACACTAAAAAAATTAAAGCCATAAAAAATATTTAATAATATATGTTAAAATTTGATGAATTTTCATTCCTTTTTTTATATTATAGATCATTTCTAACTCAGATTTTAATAATTTAAATACGATGTATCTAAAAATAGAAAAGATAATGTGATATCCCGATAATATTTTGAAGTAATAAACAGGTGAATAGTCATGGTAAAGGAAATAGTTGCTAAATTAAATGATGAAAAAAATATTATAAAAATAGAAAATACCTGTACTGGTACATTTTTACTATTAAACAAAGAAGAAGCACTTAAATTAAAAACTGATCTAAATAATATTTTAGAATTAATGGAATAAATGGAAATTATTTTAATAGATTGGGTTAACTTTATATTTTTTTAATACTATGGTGGTTAAATGTCTAATAACAATGATATTATTGAGCAACAACCAAAAAAACTAGAATTTTATGCTTTGTGCGGTATAATTGCACCATTATTATTCTGCTTTATGGTAATAATTGAGAGTCTTTTAAGACCAGGATATAGTCAGTTCTACAATTATGTCAGTGATCTGGGAGTAGGTCCATTAGCAATACTTCAAAATATTAATTTCATAATCTTTGGATTTTTAACAATAGGTTTGGGTTTAGGTCTTCGAATTGGACTACCTACACAGCAAGGAAAAACTCTGAAACTGGGTGTATGGTTTGTTTTAATCTTTGCCTTTGGGGTATTGTTTGCAGGAATATTTCCTGAGAATTATCTTTCACAAGTTCCACATAACATTGTAAGTGCCACTGCATTTGTAGCTATTATTGTAGCCCAACTACTAATATGGCAGGGATTAAAAAGGGAGAATAATTCAATTTGGGGAAATTATCCAAAATATTCATTGGTAAGTGGTTTATTATCACTTATTTTAGTAATTTGGCTTAAAGTCGCAATGAACTATGGTATTTATCCTGGACTTTCCCAGAGGGCATTTTTATTGGTACCATGGATCTGGATTGGAATAACTGGAATAAAGCTATATTCATTATCCAAGAACAAACTATCAAAATGAAATGACAGATAACCTAAATATAGTTCTATATTTGAATTGACTTATGATGGAATGTTTTATATAGTTTTTAAGACATTTTTATTAGATCAATGAATAGTATATAAATAATATCGAAACAAAAAAATCAACTAATAATCTTAAAATGGAGGAATAGTCTCTGCTATTATCAAAAAAAACTCGAATTTATGTTGAAGACCAGATAGTTCCATCTCCTGCTCGACGTGTTAGGATGGTAATGGATCTCTTAACCAATGAAAACTTCATTAGATTTCCCATGAATAGGGGTTTAATTGAAGATATTGAAATTTTTGGAGTGAACAGAGACTGGTTTATTCCATTTTTAGAAGAAGAAAACGATATAATTGTTAATCTAGGTGATCTGAATCAATGGATCGGATTGGAAGATGAGAGCGGCCTCAAACACGTGAAACTTGAGATCAAATTTGTAATCGTGAACCCTAAATTTGAGCTCATTCGATTTAATCGAGGTTACAGTGCCCTGGTAGATATAATCGAAGCCGAAGAGATGGAACTGCACGTCACACTTCCCCTGGGAACTAAAATGGCCAATAACAAAACATCTGGTGAAATAACTCTTTCAAAGGAAGATGATAAAAATAAATCCGTTTCCATACTTGCTTGCAGCGTTCTGAATATAGATCGCAAACGCAGATACGACTTTCTGGTGAATACCAACCATCTGAAAACCATTCTAAATCTTGAAAACCCCGACCAGTTAGTTAATTTGAATTATAAAGTAACTAATGAAAGAGAATATTATGTTATAACTGTAATTGGGCTGGGCTTATTCATTTTTGCCATTTTTCGCTTTATAGTTCTCATATTGGGGGACGCTGAAGAATTTGATATTCGATATTTGGCTGCTGTCGTAGCTTTTATAAGCCTTTACATAACCATACTCCGGGAAAAATATGAAATACCCTTCAGAAAAGTACTCATTAACACCACAGTTTTTATAGGTATTGAACTGATTATTGAACTCATATCGACTTGAACTTTCATTCAAATTATATTTATAAAAGAGAATGTATAGGTACATTTATGAGTAGATCTTATGCGAAATAGTTGGAGCGGTTATAATACCTCGTATATGGCGTGTTGGGTCTGTTGTAAATCGTAAAGATGTTCTAATGAACAAAACGAAATATACAAACGAAAACATGGAAATATTTAGTTTTCAGCTTGGATTCGTATAGTAAAATAAAATGTTGAACCTTTCCCAAGTACGGATTCAACCCAGATTTGTCCACCTTGTTGATGTACTATTTTATGGGCAATTGCAAGTCCAATACCAGTTCCTTCATACTCCTCATGAGTGTGAAGTCGTTGGAATATAGTGAATATTTTTTCCAAGTGTTCATGAGACATTCCAATTCCATTATCTTCAATACTAAATAGATATTGATTTTTTTCTTTGGTTGCAGATATATGAATTTTTGGATTTTC
This sequence is a window from Methanobacterium sp. SMA-27. Protein-coding genes within it:
- a CDS encoding Fic family protein; translated protein: MFKPNFSYTNEMVNNLIEIQSIKDFIGNAPLVVEMEVSLKRDALLKSAHHSTAIEGNPLTFTQVDKLVKGMKIDAQKKAKQEVLNYLNVLENLDNYTENGKITEKTILKLHQDITHYTLDYTYLEGQYRTIPVHVVNKNGEIVFTPPHVNLVPKEMENFIEWMNQTIELNHVVAAGIIHYELVRIHPFVDGNGRTARALAALFLYLRKFDMDKFFTLDEYYDNDRQSYYNALNSVDVKTQNLNEWLDYFLEGFKISITEIKDHIILFLPAKSGKRKIKLSNKHRKILEHIHLKGDITNSEVQTLLNISRQGAYKDLRYLMDKAIIDKKGSSRSTYYVLKNPFHKQCSQNISQKKV
- a CDS encoding DUF998 domain-containing protein is translated as MSNNNDIIEQQPKKLEFYALCGIIAPLLFCFMVIIESLLRPGYSQFYNYVSDLGVGPLAILQNINFIIFGFLTIGLGLGLRIGLPTQQGKTLKLGVWFVLIFAFGVLFAGIFPENYLSQVPHNIVSATAFVAIIVAQLLIWQGLKRENNSIWGNYPKYSLVSGLLSLILVIWLKVAMNYGIYPGLSQRAFLLVPWIWIGITGIKLYSLSKNKLSK